One genomic window of Anoplolepis gracilipes chromosome 5, ASM4749672v1, whole genome shotgun sequence includes the following:
- the LOC140666016 gene encoding G-protein coupled receptor Mth2-like isoform X2 translates to MVDNLTTRHKFHLNSMKDHDVKVRLKRHTLHQNYVKNNDGVLFSRHEVFTNSTINEDDSEQHELFMDFIKNHEDDNQMPIKLKNSTLYDLHQTFNSDDNKKKSTIVSYKMCHNNVTCIQLCCGLGDRLIDEKCVAEKDKYFFPNVYEYITNATSQQNENKRADELFQLVVHDPCQKTGHFVLNSNNYPDHDYILLANGSLYQPYHDKFTRSTSYCLAVVHRDTFDVIICNDTMNETINEAMNESTWSINEMTNESLEEWLIKQAVIFIIFNIVSLLFLLTTFVVYSILPELWTIHSYMLRRYVGSMFIGGTCYLVIQLIEIPDIGNSACFVLAFVTYFSLLASYSWLNVMSFDMWQTFRKLRPLQRNVKQEERKRIVLYSIYAWGTPLILVVICAIMEFVPNMSEDLIRPKFGVEYCWFNEDMAIMLYCYVPMSINSISSICLSIYTALMITRHEKKSVQQIRNLESRRHNSNKQWFNLYLKLFIVMFITMGINWTLVIASSMFENALLYVLYPAYLTDIMQNLCIFIIFVWKKKIKLLLLQRFGCKNCVTKTRQATFSGTSITTLEEISMDKTNSCRQASYANKSFDSTEF, encoded by the exons ATG GTTGACAATTTGACGACGCGAcacaaatttcatttaaattccATGAAGGACCATGACGTCAAGGTGAGATTGAAGCGGCATACTTTACACCAAAATTACGTCAAGAATAACGACGGTGTGTTATTTTCACGACACGAGGTCTTCACAAACTCCACAATTAACGAAGATGACTCGGAACAGCATGAATTATTCAtggattttataaagaatcacGAAGATGACAATCAAATGCCAATAAAGCTCAAGAACTCCACGTTGTACGATCTCCATCAAACTTTCAATAGcgacgataataaaaaaaaaagcaccaTCGTTTCATACAAAATGTGCCATAACAACGTTACTTGTATTCAGCTTTGTTGTGGTCTTGGCGATCGTTTGATTGACGAAAAGTGCGTAGCTGAAAAggataaatacttttttcccAATGTGTATGAATATATCACAAACGCTACTTCGCAACAGAACGAGAATAAGAGAGCGGACGAGCTATTTCAACTGGTCGTCCACGATCCGTGCCAGAAGACTGGGCATTTTGTGCTTAATTCCAACAATTATCCGGACCATGACTATATACTCCTGGCCAATGGCTCTTTATATCAGCCGTATCATGACAAATTCACCCGATCAACGTCCTATTGTCTCGCTGTCGTGCATCGTGATACATTCGATGTGATCATTTGCAACGATACTATGAACGAAACCATAAACGAGGCCATGAACGAGAGTACATGGAGTATCAACGAAATGACAAATGAGAGTCTAGAAGAGTGGTTAATTAAGCAGGCtgttatattcattatattcaatattgtgTCTCTACTGTTTCTTCTGACGACTTTCGTGGTGTACTCGATATTGCCAGAGCTTTGGACTATTCATAGCTATATGTTACGTAGATATGTAGGATCGATGTTTATCGGAGGAACGTGCTATTTGGTGATTCAACTCATTGAAATTCCGGATATTGGAAATTCCGCCTGCTTCGTATTGG CCTTTGTCACCTATTTCTCTTTATTGGCAAGTTATTCTTGGTTAAATGTAATGAGTTTCGACATGTGGCAGACATTTAG aaaattGCGTCCGTTACAAAGAAATGTGAaacaagaagagagaaagagaattgtattatattcgaTTTATGCATGGGGAACTCCTCTCATCCTCGTCGTTATTTGTGCTATCATGGAATTCGTTCCCAATATGTCAGAGGACCTGATCCGGCCGAAATTCGGTGTCGAGTATTGTTGGTTCAATG AGGATATGGCAATTATGTTGTATTGCTACGTACCTATGAGTATTAACAGTATTAGTAGCATTTGTTTGTCCATCTATACGGCATTGATGATTACTCGCCATGAGAAAAAATCAGTTcaacaaataagaaatttggAAAGCCGGCGGCATAATAGCAACAAGCAATG gtTCAACTTGTATCTAAAGCTCTTCATCGTAATGTTTATTACTATGGGCATAAATTGGACCTTGGTGATAGCATCATCGATGTTCGAGAATGCATTGCTCTACGTCTTGTATCCTGCCTATTTGACAGACATTATGCAGAACCTTTGTATCTTTATCATATTtgtatggaaaaaaaagatcaaactCCTGCTGCTGCAACGCTTTGGCTGCAAGAATTGCGTTACCAAAACTCGACAAGCAACATTTTCGGGTACCTCTATTACTACGTTAGAAGAGATATCCATGGATAAGACAAATTCTTGCAGGCAAGCAAGCTATGCAAACAAATCGTTCGATTCGactgaattttaa
- the LOC140666378 gene encoding pyrimidodiazepine synthase, with the protein MSSTSSLHLAKGSKKPEAVKDQGRLYSMKYCPFAHRVQLILTLKQIPHEVVNINLQNKPDWYFEIHPEGKVPAYVDTDGTIVTDSLAIANYLDQKYPLPQLHSYTTESRDLELINHFSKIIDTFSNCIHDKDKRQFEEIIVEAMDNLQEFEEELGIRKTPFFVGNKPGMLDILMWPWFERAKALTILYKQRASLDRERFPNLMDWLDEMRGQWFVEKHKCSYEKFAKFIEATKTGNVDYDNI; encoded by the exons ATGAGTTCCACCAGTTCCTTGCATCTGGCAAAAG GCTCCAAAAAGCCAGAGGCAGTAAAGGATCAAGGACGTTTGTACAGTATGAAATATTGTCCTTTTGCTCATAGAGTACAACTCATACTCACTTTAAAACAGATTCCTCATGAGGTTGTTAATATTAACTTGCAGAATAAGCCAGATTGGTATTTCGAA ATTCATCCAGAGGGCAAAGTGCCAGCTTATGTAGACACCGATGGTACAATAGTAACAGACTCTCTTGCAATAGCAAACTACTTGGATCAAAAATATCCTTTACCTCAATTACACAGTTATACAACAGAAAGTCGAGATTTAGaactaataaatcatttttctaag attatagaCACTTTCTCAAATTGCATACATGACAAGGATAAAAGACaatttgaagaaattattGTCGAGGCAATGGACAATTTACAAGAATTTGAAGAAGAGCTTGGTATACGTAAGACACCATTTTTTGTAG GAAATAAGCCTGGTATGTTGGACATTCTAATGTGGCCCTGGTTTGAACGTGCAAAAGCTCTGACTATACTTTATAAACAACGTGCAAGTCTTGACAGAGAGAGATTTCCTAATCTT ATGGATTGGTTGGATGAAATGAGAGGTCAGTGGTTTGTTGAGAAACACAAATGCTCATATGAAAAGTTTGCAAAGTTTATAGAAGCTACAAAAACGGGAAACGTTGATTATGACAATATTTAA
- the LOC140666021 gene encoding probable G-protein coupled receptor Mth-like 12: MCERNFTLWCCAFLLFVLSSESLQNSMHENKQNDNLMARYKLYANSIRNHDDEMKFIRNTEDNNSLPNEFRAHFLKYPKEDNEMSTEFQANFTKIENNSSNNANDNKNNIVPNEMCDNITCIQLCCSLGDRLVDNDCISGTDEYDFPKVYNNSNDLQSENKTVDEFFQLTVRDPCQGTEHLSFYSDYFMNEEDFIYLTNGSMYLFHLELDIFVEPPFYCLAVTNHSHFEPIVCLETMNKINETLINLLNAVDKISSFYIILCCCHIVSMLCLLTMFLIYSILPELRNIHSFILRRYSSMLLIAYIIFFIEYQNIVVSTSLENLICVATALVRYFCDLASSFWLSVMSFDMWCTFRHFRSLQRNVKQQERKKLMYSIFAWGGPFILTIICVIMDFVPSVSKDLIRPGFIDGCWFDNEVAYQLYYYGPESICIISSICLSIYTALKIVRYEKATAGHLRNSESRCYNDNKQWFNLYLKLFIMLFILMTINWIVSTGVEFWQTNETNYKLQRYIFYSTFLMTTIQNIGIFIIFVCKKTTMRPLLKRFCPNRGSLSITLKRSDCTMLEGTT; the protein is encoded by the exons ATGTGTGAGAGAAATTTCACACTTTGGTGTTGTGCATTTTTGCTTTTCGTTTTATCTTCAGAATCTCTACAAAATTCCATGCATGAAAACAAACAGAACGATAATTTGATGGCAAGATATAAGCTTTACGCAAACTCCATTAGGAATCATGACGACGAGATGAAATTCATAAG aaatacCGAAGACAATAATTCATTGCCAAATGAATTTCGTGcacatttcttaaaatacCCTAAGGAAGATAATGAAATGTCGACGGAGTTTCAAGCGAATTTTACAAAGATCGAGAATAATTCCAGTAACAATGcaaatgacaataaaaataatatcgttcCAAACGAGATGTGTGATAATATTACTTGCATTCAGCTCTGTTGTTCTCTCGGCGATCGCTTGGTTGACAATGATTGCATTTCTGGAACAGATGAATATGATTTCCCAAAAGTGTATAACAATTCGAATGATTTGCAAAGCGAAAATAAGACAGTAGAcgaattttttcaattgaCCGTTCGAGATCCGTGCCAGGGAACTGAACACTTATCGTTTTATTCGGACTACTTTATGAACGAGGAAGATTTCATATATCTCACAAACGGCTCTAtgtatctttttcatttagaATTAGACATATTCGTCGAACCACCATTCTATTGCCTGGCTGTCACAAACCATAGTCATTTTGAGCCGATCGTCTGCTTAGAAACtatgaacaaaataaatgaaacacTAATTAATTTGCTAAACGCTGTGGATAAGATTagtagtttttatattatactttgctGCTGCCATATAGTATCTATGCTATGTTTGTTGACAATGTTTTTGATATACTCTATACTGCCAGAGCTTCGtaatatacatagttttatATTGCGCAGATACAGTAGTATGTTGTTAATCGCGTATATAATCTTCTTTattgaatatcaaaatatagtGGTAAGCACAAGTCTGGAAAATTTGATCTGTGTTGCAACAG CTTTAGTCAGATATTTCTGTGATTTGGCAAGCTCTTTTTGGTTAAGTGTAATGAGTTTTGACATGTGGTGTACGTTTAG ACACTTTCGTTCTTtacaaagaaatgtaaaacaacaagaaagaaagaaattgatgTATTCTATTTTTGCCTGGGGAGGCCCTTTCATTCTCACTATCATCTGTGTTATCATGGATTTCGTTCCCAGCGTGTCGAAAGATTTGATTAGACCGGGTTTTATAGATGGTTGTTGGTTTGATA ATGAAGTGGCGTatcaattgtattattatgggcCCGAAAGTATCTGTATTATTAGCAGCATTTGCTTATCCATCTATACAGCATTAAAGATTGTGCGCTACGAGAAGGCCACAGCTGGTCATCTAAGAAATTCAGAAAGCCGCTGTTATAATGACAATAAGCAATG GTTTAATTTGTatctaaaattgtttatcaTGCTATTCATCCTAATGACCATAAATTGGATAGTATCAACAGGAGTAGAATTTTGGCAGACGAATGAGACTAACTATAAGCTACAGAGGTACATCTTTTATAGTACATTTTTAATGACCACTATACAAAATATAggtattttcatcatttttgtGTGTAAAAAGACAACCATGCGACCGCTATTAAAGCGATTCTGTCCAAATCGAGGATCTCTTTCCATAACTTTGAAACGTAGCGATTGTACCATGTTAGAGGGTAcaacataa
- the LOC140666016 gene encoding G-protein coupled receptor Mth2-like isoform X1, with amino-acid sequence MCEKNYTFWHCALLLLVAPFLESHLNCTIDEQVDNLTTRHKFHLNSMKDHDVKVRLKRHTLHQNYVKNNDGVLFSRHEVFTNSTINEDDSEQHELFMDFIKNHEDDNQMPIKLKNSTLYDLHQTFNSDDNKKKSTIVSYKMCHNNVTCIQLCCGLGDRLIDEKCVAEKDKYFFPNVYEYITNATSQQNENKRADELFQLVVHDPCQKTGHFVLNSNNYPDHDYILLANGSLYQPYHDKFTRSTSYCLAVVHRDTFDVIICNDTMNETINEAMNESTWSINEMTNESLEEWLIKQAVIFIIFNIVSLLFLLTTFVVYSILPELWTIHSYMLRRYVGSMFIGGTCYLVIQLIEIPDIGNSACFVLAFVTYFSLLASYSWLNVMSFDMWQTFRKLRPLQRNVKQEERKRIVLYSIYAWGTPLILVVICAIMEFVPNMSEDLIRPKFGVEYCWFNEDMAIMLYCYVPMSINSISSICLSIYTALMITRHEKKSVQQIRNLESRRHNSNKQWFNLYLKLFIVMFITMGINWTLVIASSMFENALLYVLYPAYLTDIMQNLCIFIIFVWKKKIKLLLLQRFGCKNCVTKTRQATFSGTSITTLEEISMDKTNSCRQASYANKSFDSTEF; translated from the exons AtgtgcgaaaaaaattatacattctgGCATTGCGCGCTTCTTCTTCTCGTCGCTCCATTCTTAGAGTCTCATTTAAATTGTACGATTGATGAGCAGGTTGACAATTTGACGACGCGAcacaaatttcatttaaattccATGAAGGACCATGACGTCAAGGTGAGATTGAAGCGGCATACTTTACACCAAAATTACGTCAAGAATAACGACGGTGTGTTATTTTCACGACACGAGGTCTTCACAAACTCCACAATTAACGAAGATGACTCGGAACAGCATGAATTATTCAtggattttataaagaatcacGAAGATGACAATCAAATGCCAATAAAGCTCAAGAACTCCACGTTGTACGATCTCCATCAAACTTTCAATAGcgacgataataaaaaaaaaagcaccaTCGTTTCATACAAAATGTGCCATAACAACGTTACTTGTATTCAGCTTTGTTGTGGTCTTGGCGATCGTTTGATTGACGAAAAGTGCGTAGCTGAAAAggataaatacttttttcccAATGTGTATGAATATATCACAAACGCTACTTCGCAACAGAACGAGAATAAGAGAGCGGACGAGCTATTTCAACTGGTCGTCCACGATCCGTGCCAGAAGACTGGGCATTTTGTGCTTAATTCCAACAATTATCCGGACCATGACTATATACTCCTGGCCAATGGCTCTTTATATCAGCCGTATCATGACAAATTCACCCGATCAACGTCCTATTGTCTCGCTGTCGTGCATCGTGATACATTCGATGTGATCATTTGCAACGATACTATGAACGAAACCATAAACGAGGCCATGAACGAGAGTACATGGAGTATCAACGAAATGACAAATGAGAGTCTAGAAGAGTGGTTAATTAAGCAGGCtgttatattcattatattcaatattgtgTCTCTACTGTTTCTTCTGACGACTTTCGTGGTGTACTCGATATTGCCAGAGCTTTGGACTATTCATAGCTATATGTTACGTAGATATGTAGGATCGATGTTTATCGGAGGAACGTGCTATTTGGTGATTCAACTCATTGAAATTCCGGATATTGGAAATTCCGCCTGCTTCGTATTGG CCTTTGTCACCTATTTCTCTTTATTGGCAAGTTATTCTTGGTTAAATGTAATGAGTTTCGACATGTGGCAGACATTTAG aaaattGCGTCCGTTACAAAGAAATGTGAaacaagaagagagaaagagaattgtattatattcgaTTTATGCATGGGGAACTCCTCTCATCCTCGTCGTTATTTGTGCTATCATGGAATTCGTTCCCAATATGTCAGAGGACCTGATCCGGCCGAAATTCGGTGTCGAGTATTGTTGGTTCAATG AGGATATGGCAATTATGTTGTATTGCTACGTACCTATGAGTATTAACAGTATTAGTAGCATTTGTTTGTCCATCTATACGGCATTGATGATTACTCGCCATGAGAAAAAATCAGTTcaacaaataagaaatttggAAAGCCGGCGGCATAATAGCAACAAGCAATG gtTCAACTTGTATCTAAAGCTCTTCATCGTAATGTTTATTACTATGGGCATAAATTGGACCTTGGTGATAGCATCATCGATGTTCGAGAATGCATTGCTCTACGTCTTGTATCCTGCCTATTTGACAGACATTATGCAGAACCTTTGTATCTTTATCATATTtgtatggaaaaaaaagatcaaactCCTGCTGCTGCAACGCTTTGGCTGCAAGAATTGCGTTACCAAAACTCGACAAGCAACATTTTCGGGTACCTCTATTACTACGTTAGAAGAGATATCCATGGATAAGACAAATTCTTGCAGGCAAGCAAGCTATGCAAACAAATCGTTCGATTCGactgaattttaa
- the LOC140666372 gene encoding neprilysin-1, translating to MVHVERSGHQQGTWICCAPCYWLRRSKAVHKALLTFAMLLVTSLLVTSPVLFLITTLPEGEQPRNCASLDEACIRERDGPDGVCNTDTCVEASRRILASMKRGVDPCKDFYKFACGGFRDRRPYQPSASFNMLQAQTDKHIRKTLANETGQMVAAFEKLGQFYNVCLEFRKRPVNFTLVYKLLDELGGYLSPKSAIPNDITSLISTLLKVNGAPLFDLHVDVDLYDRTKSSVYLDLPTKHQSHEFLTEDQKNQDVPKSGRIQEIVQGFLPKNMSLKEQSSETNLLLQFCLSLEKIYPKHKDLYNWVDVDQRVYVAYNVSYLQENFSYIRWKSLLNTTLRQRIDPHGDNNDTNHVFGPPASEDQQIYVYVTAPRYLRNLGKLLNRSSKRIIHNGLLLLYAVDTLHDIVNVNAIKDWETSCYKLTRSVFSEAISALYVRQYEPRYLETLFNRVTVLFERVKETIAERILVKSWLDDETRAQALLKLNSLRARFQVSPAFYNDTLLNHEMAEIVIDSDDFIATVLKRFRQIRRPEEQSPLRKNAIERSHYPYSMHPYYESSTNTIKIPLVMMTSWTWSWDGGPAYAVHATLGSVIAHEILHAFDFHRRKSPVDPELNNDDWLWIMPDSWKRLETKIECVAKLYARSFWRKVQSYGSNVAVQFDWNMTRNEIVADIGALQISHRTWHTLTNGKDRSLPGLEGLRPSQLFFISAAQVYCVNMTAKTYVSSVESDYRLPPERINGIMMNSQAFAEAFRCPFGTKMNPPNKCSVW from the exons ATGGTCCACGTGGAGAGGTCGGGACACCAGCAGGGCACATGGATATGCTGCGCGCCCTGTTACTGGCTGAGAAGGAGCAAGGCCGTGCACAAGGCGCTCCTCACCTTTGCCATGTTACTGGTCACCAGCCTCCTGGTCACCAGCCCGGTGCTCTTCCTCATCACGACCTTGCCCGAGGGAGAGCAACCGCGTAATTGTGCATCGTTG GATGAAGCTTGTATCAGAGAGCGAGATGGGCCTGATGGTGTCTGTAATACTGATACTTGCGTAGAGGCTTCAAGGAGAATTTTAGCTTCTATGAAACGAGGTGTTGATCCTTGCaaggatttttataaatttgcttGCGGCGGCTTTCGCGATCGACGGCCCTATCAACCGAGCGCGAGTTTCAACATGCTTCAAGCGCAGACCGACAAACATATACGCA AAACGTTGGCAAACGAGACAGGACAAATGGTCGCTGCCTTCGAAAAGCTTGGACAATTTTATAACGTTTGTCTAGAGTTCAGGAAGAGACCTGTCAATTTTACACTCG TTTATAAGCTTTTAGATGAACTAGGTGGCTATTTATCGCCGAAAAGCGCGATACCGAATGATATCACTTCTCTGATCTCCACGTTGCTAAAAGTAAACGGCGCGCCTCTCTTCGACTTACATGTCGACGTAGATCTTTACGACCGCACAAAGTCATCCGTATATCTTGATCTCCCTACTAAGCATCAAAGTCACGAGTTTCTCACAGAAGATCAG aaaaaccaAGATGTACCAAAATCAGGTAGAATTCAAGAGATTGTTCAAGGATTCTTGCCAAAAAATATGAGTCTTAAAGAACAATCGTCGGAGACCAATCTGTTGTTGCAGTTTTGTTTATCGCTAGAAAAG ATTTATCCAAAGCACAAAGACTTATACAACTGGGTGGACGTTGATCAGAGAGTATACGTTGCCTATAATGTGTCTTATCTTCAAGAAAACTTTAGTTAT ATAAGATGGAAATCTTTGTTGAATACAACGTTACGTCAGCGTATCGATCCGCACGGTGATAACAACGACACGAATCACGTATTCGGACCGCCGGCATCTGAGGATCAGCAGATCTATGTCTATGTCACGGCCCCACGTTACTTGCGTAATCTCGGCAAGTTATTGAATCGTTCCTCTAAACG GATTATTCATAATGGATTGCTGTTACTCTACGCCGTGGACACGTTGCACGATATCGTGAACGTCAACGCTATTAAAGATTGGGAGACTTCCTGCTACAAATTGACCAGAAGCGTTTTTAGCGAAGCGATTAGTGCGCTCTACGTGCGACAGTATGAGCCAAGATATTTGGAGACTTTGTTTAACAGG GTGACCGTACTATTCGAACGCGTGAAAGAAACGATAGCCGAACGAATATTAGTAAAGTCGTGGCTGGACGATGAGACTAGGGCACAGGCGTTGCTAAAACTGAATTCCTTACGAGCTCGATTTCAAGTGTCACCTGCTTTTTACAACGACACTTTGTTGAATCACGAGATGGCCGAG ATTGTGATTGATTCGGATGATTTTATTGCTACTGTCCTGAAAAGATTTCGTCAAATTCGAAGACCAGAGGAGCAAAGTCCGTTACGAAAAAATGCGATAGAAAg aagcCATTATCCTTATTCTATGCATCCCTATTACGAATCTTCAACAAACACGATCa AAATTCCATTGGTTATGATGACATCCTGGACATGGTCATGGGACGGTGGACCAGCTTATGCGGTCCACGCTACGCTAGGATCAGTCATCGCTCATGAGATTCTTCATGCCTTTGATTTTCACCGTCGAAAGTCACCCGTAGATccagaattaaataatgacgATTGGCTTTGGATCATGCCGGACTCTTGGAAACGATTGGAGACCAAGATAGAGTGCGTCGCGAAACTCTACGCTAGGAGTTTCTGGCGTAAGGTTCAGTCTTACGGAAGTAACGTTGCTGTACAG TTTGATTGGAATATGACGCGAAACGAGATTGTCGCGGATATTGGGGCTCTACAAATTTCTCACAGGACTTGGCACACTTTGACGAACGGAAAGGATCGAAGTCTCCCTGGACTAGAAGGACTTCGTCCAAGCCAACTTTTCTTTATAAGTGCCGCTCAG gtATACTGCGTTAATATGACTGCCAAGACCTATGTCTCCTCCGTTGAGTCCGACTATCGCCTACCTCCAGAAAG AATCAACGGTATAATGATGAATTCTCAAGCATTCGCGGAAGCGTTTCGCTGTCCATTTGGAACAAAAATGAACCCCCCTAATAAATGCAGTGTCTggtga
- the LOC140666016 gene encoding G-protein coupled receptor Mth2-like isoform X3 yields the protein MKDHDVKVRLKRHTLHQNYVKNNDGVLFSRHEVFTNSTINEDDSEQHELFMDFIKNHEDDNQMPIKLKNSTLYDLHQTFNSDDNKKKSTIVSYKMCHNNVTCIQLCCGLGDRLIDEKCVAEKDKYFFPNVYEYITNATSQQNENKRADELFQLVVHDPCQKTGHFVLNSNNYPDHDYILLANGSLYQPYHDKFTRSTSYCLAVVHRDTFDVIICNDTMNETINEAMNESTWSINEMTNESLEEWLIKQAVIFIIFNIVSLLFLLTTFVVYSILPELWTIHSYMLRRYVGSMFIGGTCYLVIQLIEIPDIGNSACFVLAFVTYFSLLASYSWLNVMSFDMWQTFRKLRPLQRNVKQEERKRIVLYSIYAWGTPLILVVICAIMEFVPNMSEDLIRPKFGVEYCWFNEDMAIMLYCYVPMSINSISSICLSIYTALMITRHEKKSVQQIRNLESRRHNSNKQWFNLYLKLFIVMFITMGINWTLVIASSMFENALLYVLYPAYLTDIMQNLCIFIIFVWKKKIKLLLLQRFGCKNCVTKTRQATFSGTSITTLEEISMDKTNSCRQASYANKSFDSTEF from the exons ATGAAGGACCATGACGTCAAGGTGAGATTGAAGCGGCATACTTTACACCAAAATTACGTCAAGAATAACGACGGTGTGTTATTTTCACGACACGAGGTCTTCACAAACTCCACAATTAACGAAGATGACTCGGAACAGCATGAATTATTCAtggattttataaagaatcacGAAGATGACAATCAAATGCCAATAAAGCTCAAGAACTCCACGTTGTACGATCTCCATCAAACTTTCAATAGcgacgataataaaaaaaaaagcaccaTCGTTTCATACAAAATGTGCCATAACAACGTTACTTGTATTCAGCTTTGTTGTGGTCTTGGCGATCGTTTGATTGACGAAAAGTGCGTAGCTGAAAAggataaatacttttttcccAATGTGTATGAATATATCACAAACGCTACTTCGCAACAGAACGAGAATAAGAGAGCGGACGAGCTATTTCAACTGGTCGTCCACGATCCGTGCCAGAAGACTGGGCATTTTGTGCTTAATTCCAACAATTATCCGGACCATGACTATATACTCCTGGCCAATGGCTCTTTATATCAGCCGTATCATGACAAATTCACCCGATCAACGTCCTATTGTCTCGCTGTCGTGCATCGTGATACATTCGATGTGATCATTTGCAACGATACTATGAACGAAACCATAAACGAGGCCATGAACGAGAGTACATGGAGTATCAACGAAATGACAAATGAGAGTCTAGAAGAGTGGTTAATTAAGCAGGCtgttatattcattatattcaatattgtgTCTCTACTGTTTCTTCTGACGACTTTCGTGGTGTACTCGATATTGCCAGAGCTTTGGACTATTCATAGCTATATGTTACGTAGATATGTAGGATCGATGTTTATCGGAGGAACGTGCTATTTGGTGATTCAACTCATTGAAATTCCGGATATTGGAAATTCCGCCTGCTTCGTATTGG CCTTTGTCACCTATTTCTCTTTATTGGCAAGTTATTCTTGGTTAAATGTAATGAGTTTCGACATGTGGCAGACATTTAG aaaattGCGTCCGTTACAAAGAAATGTGAaacaagaagagagaaagagaattgtattatattcgaTTTATGCATGGGGAACTCCTCTCATCCTCGTCGTTATTTGTGCTATCATGGAATTCGTTCCCAATATGTCAGAGGACCTGATCCGGCCGAAATTCGGTGTCGAGTATTGTTGGTTCAATG AGGATATGGCAATTATGTTGTATTGCTACGTACCTATGAGTATTAACAGTATTAGTAGCATTTGTTTGTCCATCTATACGGCATTGATGATTACTCGCCATGAGAAAAAATCAGTTcaacaaataagaaatttggAAAGCCGGCGGCATAATAGCAACAAGCAATG gtTCAACTTGTATCTAAAGCTCTTCATCGTAATGTTTATTACTATGGGCATAAATTGGACCTTGGTGATAGCATCATCGATGTTCGAGAATGCATTGCTCTACGTCTTGTATCCTGCCTATTTGACAGACATTATGCAGAACCTTTGTATCTTTATCATATTtgtatggaaaaaaaagatcaaactCCTGCTGCTGCAACGCTTTGGCTGCAAGAATTGCGTTACCAAAACTCGACAAGCAACATTTTCGGGTACCTCTATTACTACGTTAGAAGAGATATCCATGGATAAGACAAATTCTTGCAGGCAAGCAAGCTATGCAAACAAATCGTTCGATTCGactgaattttaa